The following proteins are encoded in a genomic region of Spirosoma sp. SC4-14:
- a CDS encoding putative Ig domain-containing protein encodes MTSLYSFLPFLPSRHLHLSAFRVAGLLLGFICIATLANGQLYYVLNDGSASTRNDQLRKRNADGTGEAFVISDFADSPGSMAIDKAGNKAYIVENRVTITPRIYAVDLTAATSTTFLTSTSIATGVAIDKTNNYLYYTASDGSGSTYSDYLRRITLNGTGDVAVGSAFAYSTGNIELDLANNRMFVAERRFGSSQIYAVNLSNGSVSTFLTPTPPASTTVTVRGMAVDAANNYLYYAVNDNDGTRTDDALWRINLDGTGNTKLATGFVYSIGDITLDKDNNRLYISDLLATDPKVAYINLNTNATATFLTPSNTSQITGLSYLSSSCPTSFIVNNLGDGTDANPGDGVCATSGGVCTLRAAIQEANALTSCPGSLSISFSVTGTINTSSALPNITRDLAITGPGASQLTISGQTNTHQLFIIQGDNLSNWFSGLTLTKGGSGSGNGAAIDAGSISTTSVSSLSVVACNLDNNSASLGHIYVYKTNLYILNSTISNNSAGDGIDTEYGGATGFLLVIQNSTISNNSYAGIYMNGNNTGTITTTNSTFSGNQIGFYIGVNCSATLNFKNSILANGTQFDGSGTKTILSQGNNICTDASLTPTSSGDLINTNPLLSSLGNYGGTTLTHALLPGSPAINAGSSSGAPSTDQRGVARVGATDIGSFESRGFTMGVTSGNNQSTVVNTAFANPLVVSVSSSNSEPVDGGVVSFAAPASGASASLSSTATISGGQASVNATANGTIGGPYSVTASAQGANNSTFSLTNTIGAPTIASFSAVVSSVCTGSPISFTATVGNVTGNYNYTLTNGSSTSVAGSTSSTAFSQALTASGTGTQSFSLIISDNSQTTRAATTITVNSLPTAGLTNNGPLSCTLTSVTLTATGGTSYTFANGSGVLGTPGPTNTLTVSSPGTYSVTVANASGCVSSTSTTVASNTATVTVTNPTTTTGVIATAFSQTFTASGGTTPYSYSLASGSLPTGLSLNSTTGVLSGTPTQSGSFPITVRATDVNGCSGTGSTYSLSIVSPPTVSVQPVSQTVCEGTVVSLSVAATNATNYQWQLSSNSSFSSPGNLGNSAQFDGVTTPVLTVSATSSVSGYYFRCVVSGPGGSVNSEGAQLIVNQPASASIVYSSTTLCKSTNETASPTIYGQGGGIFTSSPTGLSINASGQVLSSFSTPGSYTVSYTVAASGSCPAVVSTSPMTIVDAPTFVYGGGFPNVTQPTCATTTGTISVSATGNGPIEYSINNGASWQSSGLFSNLAANQSYTIRARSTDNPNCTRNLSFSINAAPSPPSVSISPTSATLTCSSPIASLSVIGTGSIHWNTGATSSVISVSTAGTYSVTLTTAGSCTASASVTIDADQTPPSVSITPTSTTLTCANPSATLTANGTGSVLWSTGETTSAITVSEAGTYSVTLTSGSGCTATASASVQADQTAPSVSITPSSTTLTCANPSVTLTANGTGSVLWSTGETTSAITVSEAGTYSVTLTSGSGCTATASASVQADQTAPSVSITPTSTTLTCANPSATLTANGTGSVLWSTGETTSAITVSEAGTYSVTLTSGSGCTATASATVQADQTAPTVSITPSSTTLTCSNPSATLTANGTGSVLWSTGETTSAITVSAAGTYSVTLTSGSGCTATASASVQADQTAPTVSITPSSTTLTCANPSATLTANGTGSVLWSTGETTSAITVSEAGTYSVTLTSGSGCTATASASVQADQTAPSVSITPSSTTLTCANPSATLTANGTGSVLWSTGETTSAITVSEAGTYSVTLTSGSGCTATASASVQADQTAPTVSITPTSTTLTCANPSATLTANGTGSVLWSTGETTSAITVSEAGTYSVTLTSGSGCTATANASVQADQTAPSVSITPTSTTLTCANPSATLTANGTGSVLWSTGETTSAITVSAAGTYSVTLTSGSGCTATASASVQADQTAPSVSITPTSTTLTCANPSATLTANGTGSVLWSTGETTSAITVSEAGTYSVTLTSGSGCTATASATVQADQTAPSVSITPTSTTLTCANPSATLTANGTGSVLWSTGETTSAITVSEAGTYSVTLTSGSGCTATANASVQADQTAPTVSITPSSTTLTCANPSATLTANGTGSVLWSTGETTSAITVSEAGTYSVTLTSGSGCTATANASVQADQTAPTVSITPTSTTLTCANPSATLTANGTGSVLWSTGETTSAITVSEAGTYSVTLTSGSGCTATANASVQADQTAPSVSITPSSTTLTCANPSVTLTANGTGSVLWSTGETTSAITVSEAGTYSVTLTSGSGCTATANASVQADQTAPTVSITPTSTTLTCANPSATLTANGTGSVLWSTGETTSAITVSEAGTYSVTLTSGSGCTATASASVQADQTAPSVSITPTSTTLTCANPSATLTANGTGSVLWSTGETTSAITVSEAGTYSVTLTSGSGCTATASASVQADQTAPTVSITPTSTTLTCANPSATLTANGTGSVLWSTGETTSAITVSAAGTYSVTLTSGSGCTATASATVIQDNNLTAPALSPSMLSTTNQPISVTATGCSGTLNWISIGGSGSADGNLYTYSQPGNYTLSATCTVNSCTSPASSPIVLTIQPGGFAIISVTMVDCQLVNTDRGEYYVTFTPAYSGLNSNPLTFSVVNEMAPTTDPAPYTLRLYNDNPTITLVANQLGNGTTQFNYNWLASCGSGHTDNHPPTTTGIASQTILQNQAYQLELTNYFNDPDQQPLSFSANNLPAGLSLTGSLISGTPTVTGVNSVSVTAVDPGGLAVGTSFLLTVTPTPNTPNFSIVDVTTLSCEALSTNQRRLSFTPQYGGTNGSPISFSVVNELAPTTNPGPYTLTLYTDNPVITLKATQVGSAGEASFSYNWLAACNGTPPGNVAPIVSNLIPNQVATVGQAFSYAIPANTFTDSNGDALTLSVTGLPSGLNFSGNTISGSPSAEGTATIVVIATDPGNLSASTSFMLTVNPEPPISSPDFSITAVSTVSCQVVSAGERVVSFNPQYAGLNGQAVTFWVVNEMPPTTTAGPYSLKLYTDNPVITLKATQVGSTGEASFSYNWLAACANASSRISAEAKPTISLQVFGNPTQEETVDVEINGLNGQAVQLQTVSEQGHLVDKKTIQHPSAVERIRLRIGPAAGLYLLQVDTGLQRQTIKIIKQ; translated from the coding sequence ATGACTTCTCTTTACTCTTTTCTCCCCTTTCTTCCGTCGCGACACCTTCACCTGTCAGCATTCAGAGTAGCAGGGTTGCTGCTCGGATTCATTTGCATCGCAACCCTAGCCAACGGGCAGTTATATTACGTATTGAATGATGGAAGTGCCTCTACCCGAAACGATCAGCTACGAAAACGAAACGCCGACGGAACAGGCGAAGCCTTCGTTATCTCTGATTTTGCCGATTCGCCTGGTTCGATGGCTATCGATAAAGCAGGCAATAAGGCTTATATAGTCGAAAATCGGGTTACCATTACGCCCCGGATTTATGCGGTAGACCTCACAGCCGCCACTTCGACAACCTTTCTAACTTCGACCAGTATTGCTACTGGTGTAGCAATCGACAAGACCAACAACTATCTGTATTATACGGCCAGCGATGGATCAGGCAGTACCTATAGTGACTATTTACGCCGGATTACTCTGAACGGTACCGGCGATGTGGCTGTTGGATCAGCATTTGCCTATTCGACTGGTAATATTGAACTCGACCTGGCAAATAATCGGATGTTTGTGGCCGAGCGCCGGTTTGGGAGTTCCCAGATTTATGCGGTTAATCTGAGTAACGGCTCCGTTTCAACTTTTCTAACGCCAACACCACCGGCATCAACGACCGTTACGGTACGCGGTATGGCCGTTGATGCGGCTAATAATTATCTGTATTATGCCGTAAACGATAACGACGGCACCCGCACCGACGATGCCTTATGGCGGATCAATCTCGATGGAACCGGCAACACGAAACTTGCTACTGGTTTTGTTTACAGTATTGGTGATATTACCCTGGATAAAGATAACAATCGGTTATACATATCCGACCTGCTCGCTACCGATCCGAAAGTAGCCTATATCAATCTCAATACGAACGCAACGGCGACCTTTCTGACGCCCTCCAATACCTCGCAGATAACGGGGCTTTCGTATTTATCGTCGTCATGCCCCACTAGTTTCATTGTGAATAACCTCGGCGACGGCACGGATGCCAATCCGGGCGATGGTGTCTGTGCCACTTCCGGCGGGGTCTGTACGTTGCGGGCAGCCATACAGGAAGCGAATGCATTGACCAGTTGCCCTGGCTCATTAAGTATCAGCTTTAGTGTAACGGGAACAATAAATACATCGTCGGCACTTCCCAACATCACCCGCGATTTAGCCATTACGGGGCCGGGGGCCAGTCAGCTTACCATTAGTGGCCAAACAAATACACACCAGCTTTTTATTATACAAGGGGACAATTTATCGAACTGGTTTTCGGGGCTAACGCTTACAAAAGGAGGGAGTGGTAGCGGTAATGGAGCAGCTATCGATGCAGGTTCAATTAGCACAACATCTGTTTCATCGCTGTCGGTGGTAGCCTGCAACCTCGATAATAACTCGGCGTCGCTGGGGCATATTTATGTCTATAAAACTAATCTGTACATTCTCAACTCAACCATCAGCAATAACTCGGCAGGCGATGGCATTGACACTGAATACGGAGGGGCAACCGGTTTTTTACTAGTCATTCAAAACTCGACCATTAGCAATAATTCGTATGCGGGTATTTATATGAATGGTAATAATACCGGTACGATAACGACTACCAACTCGACGTTTTCAGGCAACCAAATTGGTTTTTATATAGGCGTTAATTGTTCAGCCACGCTAAATTTCAAGAACAGTATTCTGGCCAATGGCACTCAATTCGATGGGTCTGGAACCAAAACCATTCTATCGCAAGGCAATAACATTTGTACGGATGCTTCGCTAACGCCTACTTCTTCGGGCGACCTGATCAATACCAATCCCCTACTATCTTCTCTAGGCAATTATGGCGGTACTACGCTGACCCATGCCCTATTACCAGGTAGTCCGGCCATCAATGCCGGGAGTAGTTCGGGCGCCCCTTCTACCGATCAGCGCGGAGTAGCGCGCGTGGGTGCTACCGACATCGGTTCGTTCGAATCGAGGGGTTTCACGATGGGTGTCACTAGTGGCAACAACCAGAGTACCGTAGTCAATACGGCCTTTGCCAATCCGCTGGTGGTATCGGTCAGCAGTAGCAATAGTGAACCCGTTGATGGAGGAGTCGTCAGTTTTGCCGCACCGGCCAGCGGAGCCAGCGCCAGCCTGTCTTCGACCGCTACAATCAGCGGTGGGCAAGCCTCCGTCAATGCCACGGCCAATGGCACAATAGGTGGGCCTTATAGCGTTACCGCTTCAGCTCAGGGAGCCAATAATTCGACCTTTTCGCTAACCAACACCATTGGAGCACCCACTATTGCCAGTTTTTCGGCAGTAGTCAGCAGCGTTTGTACGGGTAGCCCAATCAGCTTCACCGCTACCGTAGGCAACGTGACGGGTAATTATAACTATACCCTTACCAATGGCAGCAGTACGTCCGTAGCAGGGAGTACGTCCAGTACTGCCTTTAGTCAGGCACTAACAGCCAGCGGAACCGGAACACAATCGTTCTCACTGATTATCAGCGACAACAGCCAGACTACCCGAGCGGCCACCACTATAACAGTAAACAGTCTGCCTACGGCTGGCCTGACCAACAACGGCCCGCTAAGCTGCACCCTGACCAGTGTTACCCTGACCGCTACCGGTGGCACAAGCTATACCTTTGCAAACGGCAGTGGTGTGTTAGGCACACCGGGGCCGACCAACACACTAACCGTAAGCAGTCCGGGCACGTATTCGGTCACGGTGGCTAATGCCAGTGGGTGTGTTAGTAGTACCAGTACGACAGTTGCCAGCAACACCGCTACGGTAACAGTCACTAATCCAACCACAACAACGGGCGTTATAGCCACCGCTTTTAGTCAGACCTTTACCGCCAGTGGAGGCACAACACCTTACAGCTACAGTCTGGCCAGCGGTAGCCTTCCCACCGGTTTGAGTTTAAACAGCACTACAGGCGTTTTGTCGGGGACACCTACCCAGAGCGGCAGTTTTCCGATAACGGTTCGGGCTACCGATGTCAACGGTTGTTCGGGAACAGGCAGCACTTACTCGCTAAGTATAGTGTCTCCTCCAACAGTTTCTGTCCAGCCCGTTTCTCAAACCGTTTGTGAAGGCACTGTGGTTAGTCTTTCCGTAGCAGCTACCAATGCCACCAATTATCAGTGGCAATTATCATCGAACAGTTCCTTTAGCTCACCGGGAAATCTGGGTAACTCAGCTCAGTTTGATGGCGTAACAACACCTGTATTAACCGTTTCAGCAACATCGTCGGTGTCAGGTTATTATTTCCGCTGTGTTGTTTCGGGGCCGGGTGGCAGTGTCAATTCAGAAGGGGCTCAGCTCATTGTTAATCAACCTGCTTCGGCCAGTATTGTCTATTCCAGCACAACGCTTTGTAAATCCACTAATGAGACAGCATCTCCAACCATTTATGGACAGGGTGGCGGTATATTCACCAGCAGCCCCACTGGACTCTCAATAAACGCATCGGGACAGGTTTTATCCAGTTTCAGCACACCCGGCAGCTATACAGTCAGCTACACAGTAGCCGCCAGTGGTAGTTGCCCGGCAGTCGTTAGTACGTCCCCAATGACTATTGTTGATGCGCCTACGTTTGTGTATGGAGGAGGCTTCCCAAATGTCACCCAGCCCACCTGCGCCACCACAACAGGAACGATTAGTGTAAGTGCCACCGGCAATGGACCAATTGAATATTCTATCAATAATGGAGCCTCATGGCAGAGTAGTGGCCTGTTTAGCAATTTAGCGGCTAATCAATCATATACTATTCGAGCACGCTCGACTGATAATCCTAACTGTACGCGTAATTTAAGTTTTTCCATCAATGCGGCTCCTAGTCCACCCTCGGTGAGCATCAGTCCGACATCGGCTACGCTAACCTGTAGCAGCCCTATAGCAAGCTTATCTGTCATCGGCACTGGCTCTATCCACTGGAATACAGGCGCGACCAGTTCCGTTATCTCCGTCAGTACAGCAGGCACTTATTCCGTGACATTAACGACTGCTGGCAGTTGCACGGCTTCGGCTAGTGTTACTATTGATGCCGATCAGACACCCCCATCGGTGAGCATTACGCCCACAAGCACCACATTGACTTGTGCCAATCCGTCGGCTACCCTGACAGCTAATGGCACCGGTTCGGTGCTATGGTCAACGGGTGAAACCACATCCGCCATCACCGTCTCCGAAGCAGGTACCTACTCGGTGACCTTAACCAGTGGCAGCGGTTGCACCGCCACGGCCAGTGCCAGTGTGCAGGCTGACCAGACGGCTCCATCGGTGAGCATCACACCTTCGTCCACCACGCTCACTTGTGCCAACCCATCAGTTACCCTGACGGCCAACGGCACCGGTTCGGTCTTGTGGAGCACCGGTGAAACCACTTCGGCCATTACTGTCTCCGAAGCGGGCACCTACTCGGTGACCCTCACAAGTGGCAGCGGTTGTACCGCCACAGCTTCGGCATCGGTGCAGGCCGACCAGACGGCACCATCGGTGAGCATCACCCCAACCTCGACTACGCTCACTTGCGCCAATCCATCAGCCACCCTGACGGCCAATGGCACCGGTTCGGTCTTGTGGTCAACGGGTGAAACCACATCCGCCATTACCGTCTCCGAAGCGGGCACCTACTCGGTCACCCTCACAAGTGGCAGTGGTTGCACCGCCACAGCTTCGGCAACGGTGCAGGCCGACCAGACGGCACCAACCGTCAGCATTACGCCTTCGTCCACTACGCTCACTTGCTCCAACCCATCAGCCACCCTGACGGCCAATGGCACCGGTTCGGTCTTGTGGTCAACCGGTGAAACCACATCCGCCATCACCGTCTCGGCAGCGGGCACCTACTCGGTGACCCTGACTTCGGGCAGTGGTTGTACCGCAACGGCCAGTGCCAGTGTGCAGGCTGACCAGACGGCTCCAACCGTCAGCATTACGCCTTCGTCCACCACGCTCACTTGTGCCAACCCATCGGCAACGCTGACGGCTAACGGAACCGGTTCGGTATTGTGGTCAACCGGCGAAACCACATCCGCCATCACCGTCTCCGAAGCGGGCACCTACTCGGTCACCTTAACCAGTGGCAGTGGTTGCACCGCCACGGCCAGTGCCAGTGTGCAGGCCGACCAAACGGCCCCATCGGTGAGCATCACACCTTCGTCCACCACGCTCACTTGTGCCAATCCATCGGCTACCCTGACGGCCAATGGCACAGGTTCAGTCTTGTGGTCAACCGGTGAAACCACATCCGCTATCACCGTCTCCGAAGCGGGTACCTACTCGGTGACCCTCACAAGTGGCAGCGGCTGCACTGCAACGGCCAGTGCCAGTGTGCAGGCTGACCAAACCGCCCCAACCGTCAGCATTACCCCAACCTCGACTACGCTCACTTGCGCCAACCCATCGGCCACTCTGACGGCTAACGGAACCGGTTCGGTCTTGTGGTCAACCGGTGAAACCACATCCGCCATCACGGTCTCCGAAGCGGGCACCTACTCGGTCACCTTAACCAGTGGCAGTGGTTGCACCGCCACGGCCAACGCCAGTGTGCAGGCTGACCAAACGGCCCCATCGGTGAGCATTACCCCAACCTCGACTACGCTCACTTGCGCCAACCCATCGGCAACGCTGACGGCCAACGGAACCGGTTCGGTCTTGTGGAGCACCGGCGAAACCACATCCGCTATCACCGTCTCGGCAGCGGGTACCTACTCGGTGACCCTCACAAGTGGCAGCGGCTGTACCGCCACGGCTTCGGCATCGGTGCAGGCTGATCAGACAGCCCCATCGGTGAGCATTACCCCAACCTCGACTACGCTCACTTGCGCCAATCCATCAGCCACCCTGACGGCTAACGGAACCGGTTCAGTGCTGTGGAGCACCGGCGAAACCACATCCGCCATCACCGTCTCCGAAGCGGGTACCTACTCGGTCACCCTCACAAGTGGCAGCGGCTGCACTGCAACGGCTTCGGCAACAGTGCAGGCTGACCAGACGGCACCATCGGTGAGCATCACCCCAACCTCGACTACGCTCACTTGCGCCAATCCATCGGCTACCCTGACGGCCAATGGCACCGGTTCGGTCTTGTGGTCAACCGGTGAAACCACCTCCGCCATCACCGTCTCCGAAGCGGGTACCTACTCGGTCACCCTCACAAGTGGCAGCGGCTGCACTGCAACGGCCAACGCCAGTGTGCAGGCTGACCAGACAGCACCAACCGTCAGCATTACGCCTTCGTCCACCACGCTCACTTGTGCCAACCCATCGGCTACCCTGACGGCCAATGGCACCGGTTCGGTCTTGTGGTCAACAGGCGAAACCACATCCGCTATCACCGTCTCCGAAGCAGGCACCTACTCGGTGACCTTAACCAGTGGCAGTGGTTGCACCGCCACGGCCAACGCCAGTGTGCAGGCTGACCAAACCGCCCCAACCGTCAGCATCACCCCAACCTCGACTACATTGACGTGTGCCAACCCATCGGCAACGCTGACGGCCAACGGAACCGGTTCAGTGCTATGGTCAACCGGTGAAACCACCTCGGCCATCACCGTCTCCGAAGCGGGTACCTACTCGGTCACCCTGACTTCGGGCAGCGGCTGTACTGCAACGGCCAACGCCAGTGTGCAGGCTGACCAAACTGCCCCATCGGTGAGCATCACCCCTTCGTCCACCACGCTCACTTGTGCCAACCCATCAGTTACCCTGACGGCTAATGGCACCGGTTCGGTCTTGTGGTCAACCGGTGAAACCACCTCCGCCATCACCGTCTCCGAAGCAGGCACCTACTCGGTGACCCTGACTTCGGGCAGTGGTTGTACCGCCACGGCCAACGCCAGTGTGCAGGCCGACCAGACGGCACCAACCGTCAGCATTACCCCAACCTCGACTACGCTCACTTGCGCCAATCCGTCAGCCACCCTGACGGCCAATGGCACCGGTTCGGTCTTGTGGTCAACCGGTGAAACCACCTCCGCCATCACCGTCTCCGAAGCGGGTACCTACTCGGTCACTCTGACTTCGGGCAGTGGTTGTACTGCAACGGCTTCGGCTAGTGTGCAGGCCGACCAGACGGCCCCATCGGTGAGCATCACCCCAACCTCGACTACGCTCACTTGCGCTAACCCATCGGCTACCCTGACGGCCAATGGCACTGGTTCGGTCTTGTGGTCAACGGGTGAAACCACATCCGCCATCACCGTCTCCGAAGCGGGTACCTACTCGGTCACTCTGACTTCGGGCAGTGGTTGTACTGCAACGGCCAGTGCCAGTGTGCAGGCTGACCAGACGGCTCCAACCGTCAGCATTACGCCCACAAGCACCACGCTCACTTGTGCTAACCCATCGGCTACGCTGACGGCTAACGGCACCGGTTCGGTATTGTGGAGCACCGGCGAAACCACATCCGCCATCACCGTCTCGGCAGCAGGCACCTACTCGGTGACCTTAACCAGTGGCAGCGGTTGCACCGCCACGGCTTCGGCAACGGTCATTCAGGATAACAACCTGACGGCACCTGCCTTAAGCCCAAGTATGCTATCAACCACTAATCAGCCTATATCTGTAACTGCTACCGGATGCAGTGGAACCCTTAACTGGATCTCAATCGGCGGATCGGGTTCGGCGGATGGCAACCTATACACTTATTCACAACCGGGCAACTACACCCTAAGCGCTACCTGCACTGTGAATAGCTGTACAAGCCCTGCTTCGTCGCCAATTGTGTTGACCATTCAGCCAGGCGGCTTTGCTATCATCAGCGTCACAATGGTTGATTGCCAACTGGTTAACACCGACCGAGGAGAATACTATGTCACGTTTACGCCAGCTTATAGCGGATTGAATAGCAACCCGCTTACGTTCTCGGTAGTGAATGAAATGGCTCCAACAACCGACCCAGCTCCTTACACCCTCCGGTTGTACAACGACAATCCGACTATTACATTGGTAGCTAATCAGTTAGGTAATGGAACAACCCAATTTAACTATAATTGGCTGGCTTCCTGTGGGTCGGGCCATACCGACAATCATCCGCCTACGACTACAGGAATTGCCAGCCAGACAATTCTCCAAAATCAGGCGTATCAACTCGAACTGACTAATTATTTCAATGACCCCGACCAGCAACCACTTAGTTTTTCGGCAAACAATTTACCAGCAGGGTTAAGCCTGACGGGTAGCCTTATCAGCGGTACGCCTACGGTTACGGGAGTCAATTCGGTATCGGTTACGGCCGTAGACCCAGGCGGGTTAGCGGTAGGAACGTCGTTCCTGCTCACGGTAACACCGACTCCAAACACCCCGAACTTTTCGATTGTGGACGTGACTACGCTGAGTTGCGAAGCCCTATCGACCAATCAGCGTCGGCTCAGCTTTACCCCCCAGTACGGTGGTACCAATGGGTCGCCTATCAGTTTCTCGGTGGTTAACGAATTGGCACCAACCACCAACCCTGGTCCGTATACGCTGACTTTATACACCGACAATCCGGTAATTACGCTCAAGGCGACGCAGGTAGGTAGTGCAGGTGAGGCTAGTTTCAGCTACAACTGGTTAGCTGCCTGTAATGGCACTCCACCGGGCAATGTGGCTCCAATTGTATCTAATCTGATTCCGAATCAGGTAGCCACAGTCGGCCAGGCGTTCAGTTATGCCATTCCTGCCAATACCTTTACCGACAGCAATGGCGATGCACTAACGCTATCGGTGACAGGATTGCCATCAGGGCTGAATTTCAGCGGCAATACGATCAGTGGTAGCCCCTCGGCAGAAGGAACCGCTACCATAGTGGTAATAGCTACCGATCCGGGCAATTTGTCGGCCAGCACGAGTTTTATGCTGACGGTGAATCCAGAACCACCGATTTCAAGCCCCGATTTTTCAATTACGGCCGTTAGTACCGTAAGTTGTCAGGTCGTAAGTGCGGGCGAACGGGTGGTAAGTTTCAACCCGCAGTATGCAGGATTAAATGGTCAGGCTGTTACATTTTGGGTAGTGAACGAGATGCCTCCAACGACTACAGCAGGCCCTTATTCGCTGAAGCTCTACACCGACAATCCGGTAATCACGCTCAAGGCGACGCAGGTGGGTAGTACAGGTGAGGCTAGTTTCAGCTACAACTGGTTGGCTGCCTGCGCAAATGCCAGTAGCCGTATATCGGCTGAGGCTAAACCCACTATTAGCCTACAGGTATTTGGTAACCCAACCCAGGAAGAAACGGTAGACGTCGAAATAAACGGATTAAACGGCCAGGCCGTACAACTCCAAACGGTTTCTGAACAGGGGCACCTTGTAGACAAAAAAACCATTCAGCATCCATCGGCGGTTGAGCGGATTCGCCTTCGGATAGGTCCGGCGGCCGGACTATACTTACTCCAGGTCGATACAGGTCTGCAACGCCAAACAATTAAAATCATCAAGCAATAA
- a CDS encoding tail fiber protein — protein MEPYIGQIQLFAFNFPPKNWAFCDGRLLSIAQNQALFSLIGTTYGGDGITTFALPDLRGRTPIGFGQGPGLTYREMGETSGSETVTLISTQMPMHNHLLMASAQSANQNSPENHFMAVSNGVDSNSESPVSVNTYGTTASTTANPMSISTSGGSQPHNNMQPYLTMNYCIALYGIFPSRS, from the coding sequence ATGGAACCCTACATTGGACAGATTCAACTCTTTGCCTTCAATTTTCCGCCTAAAAACTGGGCCTTCTGCGACGGAAGGCTCCTATCGATTGCACAAAACCAGGCACTTTTTTCGCTGATTGGTACTACCTACGGTGGAGATGGCATTACGACCTTTGCGCTGCCCGACCTGCGCGGGCGTACACCCATTGGTTTTGGACAGGGGCCAGGGCTTACTTACCGGGAAATGGGAGAAACCTCAGGTTCTGAAACAGTTACGCTCATCTCCACTCAGATGCCTATGCATAATCACCTGCTGATGGCATCGGCTCAGTCTGCTAACCAGAACTCACCCGAAAATCATTTTATGGCCGTATCGAATGGCGTCGACTCTAACTCAGAATCGCCCGTCAGCGTGAACACCTATGGCACTACTGCCAGTACCACCGCCAACCCGATGTCAATCAGCACGAGTGGAGGTAGTCAGCCGCACAACAACATGCAGCCATATCTGACCATGAACTACTGTATTGCACTGTATGGCATATTCCCTAGCCGGAGTTGA